A single region of the Salipaludibacillus sp. LMS25 genome encodes:
- a CDS encoding DUF1405 domain-containing protein: MIYLHTILRERWFIALLLVINIAGTIYGYMWYDSQLAITPLHFILFVPDSPTASLFFCFVLAAFLFGKNLPLLEALAAITLFKYGVWAVVMILAAAAAGTPIDIRNYMLIVSHLGMAIQGLLYTPYYRIKGWHFVVVAIWTLHNDVIDYVYGMHPWVAASIQPYIQEIAYFTFWLSISSIAIVYWLNNVSNGYTIEGSSNR, encoded by the coding sequence ATGATATACTTACATACAATTTTACGTGAACGTTGGTTTATTGCTTTATTACTCGTCATAAATATAGCAGGGACTATATACGGGTATATGTGGTATGACAGTCAGCTTGCAATAACCCCCCTTCATTTTATATTATTTGTGCCAGATAGCCCCACCGCTAGTTTATTTTTCTGTTTTGTATTAGCTGCTTTTTTGTTCGGTAAAAATTTACCGTTGTTAGAAGCACTCGCTGCCATCACGTTATTTAAATACGGTGTTTGGGCTGTCGTCATGATTCTTGCAGCAGCTGCAGCAGGTACCCCAATTGACATTCGTAATTATATGTTGATCGTGTCTCATTTAGGGATGGCTATACAAGGATTATTATATACACCCTATTATAGAATTAAAGGATGGCATTTCGTCGTAGTCGCTATTTGGACTCTTCATAATGATGTAATAGATTATGTTTATGGTATGCATCCGTGGGTTGCCGCCTCCATTCAGCCGTATATTCAGGAAATTGCTTACTTTACTTTCTGGCTCAGTATTAGTTCTATTGCAATCGTATACTGGTTAAATAATGTGTCCAACGGTTATACGATTGAAGGTTCTTCAAACAGATAG
- a CDS encoding menaquinol-cytochrome c reductase cytochrome b/c subunit, which translates to MHRGKGMKFVGDSRVPAERKPNIPKDYSEYPGKTEAFWPNFLLREWMVGAVFLVGFLVLTVAHPAPLERMADPTDSGYIPLPDWYFLFLYQLLKYEFAAGQYTVIGAVVIPGLAFGALLLAPWLDTSKERRPFKRPIASSLMLLAVASIIFLTWESVDDHDWEAAAQQGEIVEGVEVDESAAGYEIYQSQDSCIGCHGGDMLGGAAGPNIFESDYETEDVMEIIQNGIGDMPADQFDGTDEELEILAAFIANDGQDPDNGSGSNDDEGEETGND; encoded by the coding sequence ATGCATCGCGGGAAAGGGATGAAGTTTGTTGGTGATTCACGTGTCCCAGCAGAGCGGAAACCGAATATACCGAAGGATTATTCAGAATACCCAGGGAAAACAGAAGCCTTCTGGCCGAATTTTTTACTTCGTGAGTGGATGGTTGGTGCTGTTTTTCTCGTTGGATTTTTAGTTCTTACTGTTGCTCATCCGGCACCGTTAGAACGAATGGCGGACCCTACTGATTCTGGTTACATACCGTTGCCAGACTGGTATTTTCTATTTTTATACCAGTTACTAAAGTATGAATTTGCTGCTGGTCAGTATACCGTTATTGGAGCAGTCGTTATTCCAGGATTAGCTTTTGGAGCATTGCTATTAGCTCCTTGGCTTGATACTAGTAAAGAACGACGTCCGTTCAAACGCCCGATTGCTAGTAGTTTAATGTTACTTGCAGTGGCTTCGATTATTTTCCTTACATGGGAATCTGTTGATGATCATGACTGGGAAGCAGCAGCTCAGCAAGGAGAAATAGTAGAAGGCGTTGAAGTTGATGAATCAGCTGCGGGATATGAGATTTACCAATCGCAAGACTCCTGTATTGGTTGCCACGGCGGTGACATGTTAGGTGGTGCTGCAGGACCTAACATATTTGAGAGTGATTATGAAACAGAAGACGTGATGGAAATCATTCAAAATGGAATTGGTGATATGCCAGCAGATCAGTTTGATGGCACAGATGAAGAACTTGAAATATTAGCTGCCTTTATTGCTAACGATGGACAGGATCCGGATAATGGAAGCGGTAGCAATGACGATGAGGGCGAAGAAACAGGAAACGATTAA
- the qcrB gene encoding menaquinol-cytochrome c reductase cytochrome b subunit, translating into MLQKIYDWVDERLDITPMWRDIADHEVPEHVNPAHHFSAFVYCFGGLTFFVVVIQILSGMFLTMYYVPDIIHAYESVYYLQNEVTHGMIVRGMHHWGASLVIVMMFLHTLRVFFTGSYKKPRELNWVVGVLLFFVILGLGFTGYLLPWDMKAYFATVVGLEIAESAPIIGGFARTLLAGGEIIGAQTLTRFFAIHVFFLPGALLGLLGAHFYMIRKQGISGPL; encoded by the coding sequence ATGCTGCAAAAAATATATGATTGGGTGGATGAACGTTTAGACATTACACCGATGTGGCGCGATATTGCTGATCATGAAGTGCCCGAACACGTTAACCCGGCTCATCATTTTTCAGCTTTTGTTTATTGCTTTGGCGGTCTAACTTTTTTCGTGGTCGTCATTCAAATACTGTCCGGCATGTTTTTAACGATGTACTATGTTCCGGATATCATTCATGCATATGAATCTGTTTACTATCTTCAAAATGAAGTAACTCACGGCATGATCGTGCGAGGAATGCATCATTGGGGAGCAAGTCTTGTTATTGTTATGATGTTTCTTCATACATTGAGGGTTTTCTTTACCGGTTCATATAAAAAACCTCGTGAATTAAACTGGGTCGTTGGTGTTTTGCTCTTTTTCGTTATATTAGGACTCGGCTTTACAGGCTACTTACTCCCTTGGGATATGAAAGCTTATTTTGCTACTGTAGTAGGTTTGGAAATTGCAGAAAGCGCACCTATTATAGGGGGTTTTGCAAGAACATTGTTAGCCGGTGGCGAGATTATTGGGGCGCAAACATTAACACGATTCTTTGCAATTCACGTATTCTTCCTACCTGGCGCGTTATTAGGACTATTGGGGGCCCACTTTTACATGATCCGTAAGCAAGGAATTTCTGGACCACTGTAA
- a CDS encoding sporulation protein YpjB, with translation MTIDWMKKISILCVLIILCLDFTVGANQDHNWVQLNRSTDTILKYVKDYHYEEALQQLENFSDEFLQLERDENDLTMTELQVITATYEDAVKAVKRTSLSHEARVREVYKLRLLTDVFSNHSAPLWQQTEPLFQNELSKMSESVSTESSPQETNITRLIAYYKTVEPAWRVSLSDSQFQRLHSQVVFLKKMSEGTPSKAEWKKHIALLQDSFSEVFEGKNVEEDTDPSLYWFIITVSSAVFSGLTYAGWKKYAGHKARKKYTSNQKSERG, from the coding sequence ATGACGATAGATTGGATGAAAAAAATAAGCATTCTGTGCGTATTAATAATTCTCTGTCTCGATTTTACTGTTGGTGCGAACCAAGATCATAATTGGGTTCAGTTAAATCGGTCAACTGATACGATTTTAAAATATGTAAAAGACTACCACTATGAGGAAGCCTTACAGCAACTTGAAAATTTTTCAGATGAGTTTTTACAGTTAGAACGAGATGAGAATGATTTGACGATGACCGAACTACAAGTTATCACAGCAACATATGAAGATGCTGTTAAAGCCGTTAAGAGGACTTCGCTGTCTCATGAGGCACGGGTACGAGAAGTATATAAATTACGATTACTCACAGATGTGTTCTCTAATCACTCTGCACCTTTATGGCAGCAAACAGAGCCCTTATTTCAAAATGAGTTGTCAAAAATGTCGGAAAGCGTATCTACTGAATCTTCTCCTCAAGAGACGAATATTACGCGCTTAATCGCTTATTATAAGACCGTTGAACCAGCATGGCGTGTAAGTCTGTCTGATTCGCAATTTCAACGTTTGCATTCCCAAGTTGTGTTCTTGAAAAAAATGTCAGAAGGGACGCCCTCAAAAGCAGAATGGAAAAAACATATCGCGCTTTTACAAGACTCATTTTCAGAAGTGTTTGAGGGCAAAAATGTCGAAGAGGATACAGACCCATCTCTTTACTGGTTTATTATCACAGTAAGCAGTGCCGTTTTTAGTGGGCTTACGTATGCCGGTTGGAAAAAGTATGCAGGTCATAAGGCTCGAAAAAAATACACCTCTAACCAGAAAAGTGAGCGAGGTTAA
- a CDS encoding ubiquinol-cytochrome c reductase iron-sulfur subunit, which yields MFLCVNWITVSEGGKVVSDEKKHRVSRRQFLTYTLTGVGGFMAAGMLSPMVRMALDPALGTTGESDFISVGITEDELTDEPQIVKFQVDIDDAWYQSEQPQTAWIYKDGDEIIALSPTCTHLGCTVDWDTNENYPEQFYCPCHDGRFERDGTNIPGTPPTRPLDTYEVEVRDGAIYLGQINQRDA from the coding sequence ATGTTTTTATGTGTGAATTGGATAACTGTAAGTGAAGGAGGGAAGGTCGTGAGTGATGAGAAAAAACACCGGGTGTCTAGACGCCAATTTTTAACTTATACTTTAACAGGTGTAGGCGGTTTCATGGCGGCGGGTATGCTAAGTCCTATGGTCAGAATGGCGTTGGATCCTGCACTAGGGACAACGGGAGAATCAGATTTTATATCGGTTGGTATTACTGAAGATGAACTGACAGATGAGCCTCAAATTGTGAAATTTCAAGTTGATATTGACGATGCGTGGTACCAATCAGAACAACCCCAAACTGCATGGATTTACAAAGACGGTGATGAGATTATTGCATTATCACCTACCTGTACGCATTTAGGTTGTACAGTTGACTGGGATACTAACGAAAATTATCCAGAGCAGTTTTATTGTCCCTGCCATGATGGACGATTCGAAAGAGACGGGACAAACATTCCAGGTACGCCGCCGACGCGACCGTTGGACACCTACGAAGTGGAAGTCCGTGACGGAGCGATTTATCTTGGACAAATCAATCAGCGTGATGCTTAA